CTTCCATTACAACGGCATATTGGGGCCCGATACCGCCGAGGAGGTGTGGCAGCACTGCAACCGCATGCTCCAGCGCGAGCAGCTGCGGGTGCGCGGCATCATCGCACAGTCCAATGTGCGCGTGCTCTGCACCACGGACGATCCCGCCGACTCGCTGCGCTACCACAAAGAGATCGCCCAAGACGCCTCCTTTCAAACGCGGGTGCTGCCCGCCTTCCGGCCCGATAAGGCCGTCAACATCAACAAGCCGGAGTTTCCCGCGTATATCCGCACGCTGGCGCAGGCGGCGGGCATGCCCATCGCCACGCTGGAGGACCTCTACGCCGCGCTGGAGGCGCGCATCGATTTCTTTGACGCCATGGGCTGCTGCGCGTCCGACCACGGCCTGGACGCGGCGGTGTTCGTGCCCTGCGACGCGGCGGCGCTTGCGGGCATTTTTGCCCGCGCGCTGGCCGGAGAGATCCCGTCGGCTGTGGAGGCGGACCAGTACAAGACCGCCATGCTGTGCTTCTTCGCCCGCCAGTATGCCAAACGCGGCTGGGTTATGCAGCTGCACTACGGCGCCATCCGCAACACCAACCCCCCCGCCTTTGCCCGCCTGGGGCCGGATACCGGCTACGACTGCATTGGCACGCCCGATTGCAGCCAGGCGCTGGTTTCCCTGCTGGGCGCGCTGGAGGAGACAGGGGAGCTGCCCAAAACCATCCTGTACGCCCTCAACCCCAACGACAACGCCATGCTGGCAAGCGTGGCGGGCTGCTTCCAGCAAGGCGGCGTACGCAGCCGCGTGCAGCACGGCGCGGCCTGGTGGTTCAACGATACCAAAGAGGGTATGACCGCCCAGCTGACCACGCTGGCCAGCTTGGGCATGCTGGGCAATTTTGTGGGCATGCTCACCGACTCGCGCAGCTTCCTTTCCTATGCGCGGCACGAGTACTTTCGCCGCATATTGTGCAACCTGATGGGCACGTGGGTGGAAAACGGCGAGTACCCGCAGGACGACGCGCAGCTCAAAGCCCTGGTGCAGGACATCTGCTACCACAACGCGGCGCGCTTCTTCGGTTTTGACAAGTTTGACAAGTGACATCACCATACGGGGCGGGCGAAAGTAATTTTTCGTCCGCCGTTTTTAATGCGGACATGCTGTTGTCCGCTTGCATCCGCTATGATAGAGATATACCAGGGGCGCGATACCCCTGTGAAAAAGGAGGATCTTACGCATGCAAGAGACACGTTACTGCCAAAGCTGCGGCATGCCGCTGACGGACGACCTGTTGGGCACGCAAAAGGACGGCAGCACGCAGCAGGACTACTGCGTTTACTGCTACAAGGACGGCGCATTTACAAGCGATGTGGACATGGAGGGCATGATCGCTCAGTGTGTCCCCTTTATGTTGGAGGCGCACCCGGGCATGGACGCGGCGGAGGCTGACGGCATGATGCGGCAGTTTTTCCCCACGCTCAAGCGCTGGCGCTAGGAGGGCGAAAGGCACCATGCAAATCATCACCTTGGACGCGCAGAACCTGGCGCGCGAGCATATCTGCTGCGCGATCAGCGATAAAAAGGGCGAGACGTGCGTCGCCACCAAAAAGGCCTGGCTGGCCGCGCGCTTTGCCGACGGGCTGACCTTCAAAAAGATGGACCTGCGCGGCAAGGCGTTTATTGAGTACATCCCCGCTGCGCGCGCCTGGGCCCCCATCCAGGCCGAGGGGTACATGTTCATCAACTGCCTGTGGGTGGCGGGCCAGCACAAGGGCAAGGGCTACGCAAACGCGCTTGTGGATGCCTGCATACAGGACGCCAGGGCTCGGGGCTGCGTGGGGCTGTGCGCGCTTGCCAGCGACAGGAAGCGCCCCTTCCTCTCTGAGCCGGGCTTTTTGAAGCACCGCGGCTTTGCGGCCGTGGACCAGGCCCTGCCCCACTTTGTGCTCTACAGCCTGCCCTTTGACGCATCCGCGCCCACGCCCCACATCCGCCCCTGCGCCAGGGACGGCGCCATCGATCAAAAGGGCATGGTGCTTTACTACAGCGACCAGTGCCCTCACACCGCCAAGTACGTGCCCATCGCCTGCGAGGTGGCGGCGAAGTATGGCTTTCCCCTGGAAGCTGTGCACTTTGGCACATACGCGCAGGCGCAGCAGGCCCCCTGTCCCTTTACCACCTATGCCTTTTTTGACCACGGCGCGTTTGTGACAAACGAAATCCTCAGCCCTGCAAAGCTGGAAAAGTACATGCAGGCGCGCAGGGCGGCCGAAGCGTAACAACACACAAGACGCGCGCGGGCAGATGGATATCCGTCTGCCCGCGCGTTTTATGGTATACTGTGTTTAAAATATGACCCCCTAACAAGGAAGGTGTTCCCCCCTTTGTATACCAACGACTACATCATGCGCCAGATCGCCATGCTCTCCCAGATTCTGGGTCGGGTACTGCTGCAGAAAAGCAGCGCAGCCACCACGGACATCATCGACGCGCGCGGGCATTTGGCAAGCGACAAATATTTGGCCTACCAGCTGCAAAAGGGCATCAGCCAGGGTCGCATCAACGAGGCGGAGAACCTGCTTTTTGAGGTGATCGAACAGGACAAGAGCGCTGCCAACCTGCAGGCGGCGCTGGATTTTTACGAGCGTCTGGATGCGCTGAGCGACGAGACGCTGCAGGCACGCGGCTTTTCGCGTGAGGAGATCATGGAGGGCCTGGCCGCCGTGCACAAACACTACACTACGCGCTGAAAAAGCGCGTCGCGCTGCGCCATGCCCCAAGGGGGCGCGATCCCTGTGCCGGATGTTTTGTCCCGTGCAGAGCCACAGCAGACACGCCGCTTCGGGCGCTTTTTCATGCGTGCGTCTAGGCAGCCCAACAGTAAGTGCGCCGCTTCGGGCGCTTTATATATTTATGTCAGAAAAGCCTTACAGCACTGCACACGTACCCGCGCCCCGCGTCAGATTTCTTATTGCGTGCCATGCAGCAAGCGCCCCCTCCCCTTTGCCGGCAGCGATGCTGCCGTGGGCGGCGGCGCTTTTTTGTGCTTTGCTTATGCCTCGGGCGTATCGTCCCCCTGCGGCGCGCCCTTCTGCGCGCTGCACTGGAAGCGCCACCCCTTGGCAATAGGCGTCCAATCCCCCGCCTTGCCCTCGTGCATCATGCCCAGCGCCAAATGCGCCATGGCGATACCTCGATCCAGCGGCCCGTAGCCGAAGTTGTTGCCGTCTGCCAGCACGTCGATGTGCCCGGGTGCGGGCGCAAAGCGCCAGGGTTGGTTGTTGAGCGCCGAGGGCGCCACCTGGGCGCAGCGCAGCGCGGAGAGCTGCCACTGCTCCAGCAGCTGCACCTCGGATTTGGAAAGCTTGCACAGCTTTTCGATGCTCTTGCGCTTTTTGGCCGTGCCCACGCGATCATACTGCCCCACCGCGATGATGCAGGTGATGCGCTCCTGCGGTCCCACCTCCGCCAGCAGGCGCGCCGTCTTTTTATCAAACGTGCCCAGCCAGCAGCAGCCCAGGCCCATTTCATAGGCGGCCAGCACCAGCATCTCTCCCAGGTAGCCTTCCCACTCGCCCGGCGCCTCCTCCTGCGCCACCACGGCCATAAAGCAGTTCGTGCCCGTGATATTGCCGGGCAGCGCGTCGCCCTGCAGCACGGCAAAGCGCACGTGGTCGTTGCCCAAAATATCGCCCAGGGCGCGCAGTGCGGCGATCTGATCGGGCAGGGGCGGCTGTGTATACGTGCGCACAGACACGCGTTTGGCGATTGCCTCCCACCACTGCGGCTGCAAACTGACATGCGGCATCATAAATTTCATCATGACTCGCCCCCTTGAATCGTTTTTCTATATTATACCATAGTTGCGCAGGCCACTGGCCACGCACTTTGCGCGTCATACGTAAAAAGCGCCCAGATGCAATCCCGCAGGACGCATGGGCGCCGATACATTTCCAGCAAACGCTTAAGCGACTTTGGCGCCTGCTCCGCCCTCGATGCCCGCGGGCACCGGGATGCTCTCCAGCTTGTTGAAGCTGTTGTAATCCATGCGGATCTCCATCTGTTCGCAGGAGAGCGACGCCGCATCGCCCAGCAGCTTGGCGGCCTTCTGCATCACGTTGCCAATGGAACCGGACAGATCCATCGCGATGCGCACCGGCTCGCTCGTTTTTGCGTCCAAATAGATATCCACAGGCATTTCGCCCATCATCTTATAGATCAGCTTGGCCTGGGCTGCGTCCGCGCCCGTCATTGTATCGAGCATGCCGCTTGCGCTGAGCATGTCGGAAAGATCCTCCGCGCTGAACTTGCCCGCCAGCTTGACCACCTTGCGGCCGTTGATCTCCTCCTGGCCGACGAGCTCAAATTTGTCCGCCGCGTTCAGGTAGGGATCCAGCTTTACCATGCTGTCAGCCATCTTGCGCAGCTGGTCAAGCTGCTCGGTGTCGCCATCCACCTGCTGCCAGGTACCGCCATTGCCTGCATAAACTTGCGTCTGGCCCGCCTGCTCGCGCAGAAATATGTGCACCGTCTGCTTCTCACCGTTAAGGCTGATATTTATATCCATCTGTGTCTGCAGGGGATCAGCCACGGAAAGCAGCGACATCTGCATCTGCATATCGATATCCTCACCACCGGCGCCCATCTTCATCCCCATGTACATGCCCGCATCAAGGCTGTCCACCCGTTCGATTCGCTTCTGCGCGGCGTCAAAATACGCCTGGACGGATTTCCCTTTGGCTTTGCAACCGCTGAAGGCCAGCGCTGTGGCAAGGGCCAGCAGCAACAGCGCCGCTCTCTTGATGTGTTTCATAGCTTGCTCTTCTCCTTCTTCCTTCGCGCGCCCTGGGCGCGTATGTGTTTACGGTATCCATTGTACCATAAGCCCGCGCGCTTTTTTCAGGCAATATTGCGCAATCCGTATTTATCCCGCACCCGCGCAAGCTTGCGCCGCCATGGCTGGTAGATCAGCAGTAGGAACACCGCTGTGGAGAGGGCGTGCGTCGCGTTGAACAGCATGCCCGCGCCGTAGGCGGCCGCTGCCGCGGGCCAGTTGATGGGCGTGATAAACCCCAGGATATACCAGCTATCCAGCAGCAGGCCGTAGAGAAAGCTCGCCACCACCCCGTAGCACACCGCCTGGCTGGTGCGCGCAAGCCAGCCGCGTGCGGCCAGCGTGCCCGCCACGTACCCCATCAGCCCCCAGGCGTACATCTGCCAGGGAGTCCATGGCCCCTGGCCGAACACCATGTTGGAGGCCAGCGCGGCCAGCGCGCCGATCAAAAAGCCGCTCTGGCTGCCGAAGCAAACGCCTCCCACAATCACGATGGCGGATACCGGCTTGAAGTTTGGGAAGGCGCCAAAAAGCGCCCTGCCCGCGACCGCCACCGCGGCCAGCACCACGATGGGCATGATATCGCGCGGGCGGGGCCGCTGCTTTTCAAAGCGCAGGAAAAAGGGCACCAGCGCAAGCGCTGCCACCGCCCCGGCCAGCAGTGCCGTGTTCTCGTAGCGCAGCAGCGCGCACAGCACAAGGACGATCGGCACGCCCAACAGCGCCAGCGGCTCGGCGACCTTGAGCAGGGCCTTAAACACTTTGGACACGTTGCAGCACATCCTCCAGCGTCACACACCCATCGATCAGCCCCCGCGTCATGCGGTTGACCGCCGTGGTGTAGAAGTTGTTGCCCAGAAAGAACTCCCTGCCCGCGTCGCTTGCCAGCAGCTCTCCAGCAAACATCATGGCGCAGGTATCGCCGTGGCGCGCGGCAAGCTCCACATCGTGCGTCACCACCGCAACCGCGCGCCCCTGGCGCGCCAGCTGCTCAAGCAGCAGCGCGATCTGCTCGCGGGCAAAGGCGTCCACCCCTTTGGTGGGCTCGTCCAGCAGCAGCACATCGGGCCGCATGAGCAGCACCTTGCACAGGGCTGCCTTCTGCATCTCCCCACCGCTCAAATCATAGGGGTGCCGCTCGAGCAGATGGGCCACGCCCAGCCGCTGCGCCCAGGCCTGCATATCCGCATGCGTATATCCCCCCTGCCCCGCCTGGGCCATCAGATCCGCCTCCAGCGTGTCCGCGGCAAAGAGCGCCTGCGGGTTTTGCATCAGCAGGGCCACGCGCGCGCCGCGCGCGCGCGTGACGCTGCCCCGCTGTGGCTTGCACAGCCCGCACAGCGCCAGCAGCGCCGTGCTCTTGCCGCTTGCGTTGCCCCCCAGCAGCATGTGCAGCGCGCCGCGGCGCAGCGCGATATCCAGCCCCCGCAGGGCGGGCTGCTCCGCTTCGGGGTAGGCGTACCACACGCCGCGCGCAGAGAGCAGCACCTCTCCCTTGGGCGTGGGCGCGGCCTGCTTTGGCGCAGGGGAACCTGGCGCGCGCGCCGCCACCATGTTCCGCCCCTCGCGCACGCTGATGGGATAGGGTGGCGGCGCCTGCAGCGCCAGCGCCAGGCGCGCCGCCTCGGGCAGGGCCTGGGCAAAGCGCGCCTGCGGATGGGCGGCAATGTGCGCCACAAAATCCCTGGGCGCGCCCGCAAAGGCCAGCTTGCCATCCGCAAGATAGGCCACCTGGTCAGCCAGCGGCAGCACGTCCTCCAGACGGTGCTCGCTGATGACCACCGTCACCCCCAGCTCGCTGTTGACGCGCTCGAGCGCCTGCAGAAAGTTTTTCGCCGCGATGGGGTCCAGCTGCGCGGTGGGTTCGTCAAGCACAAGCACGCGAGGCTGCATCGCCATGACGCTGGCCAGGTTGAGCACCTGCTTCTGACCGCCTGAGAGGGACTCCACCCTGCGGGAAAACCAGGGGGCAATGCCGAAAAAATGCGCCGTCTCCGCCACCCGGCGGCGGATCACCTGGGTAGGCAGGGAAAGGTTTTCCAGGCCAAAGGCGAGTTCATGCCACACGGTGTCGGTCACCAGCTGGTTTTCCGGCTGCTGCATCACAAAGCCCACCAGGCTGGCGGATTCCTTGGGCGCGAGCGCCTCGCGCGCCTTGCCTCCGATATAGATCTCCCCTTGCGCGCGCCCGTGGGGCGCCAGCTCCCGCTTGAGGTGACGCAGCAGCGTGGTTTTGCCGCTGCCTGAGCGGCCGCAAAGCAGCGTAAAGGAACCCTCGTCGATCTGCAGATTGACGCCCTGCAGCGCGCGCTGCGCCTGGTTTGGGTAGGCAAAGGAAAAATCGCGCACCTGGATGATCGGCATCAAAACACCTCCCTGCACTGCACAAGCAGCGGAAAAAAGAGCAGCAGCGCGTAAGGGGCGTACCACAGCGGGGAAAGCGCGGGCCATGCGAGCACGGGATAGAAGGCAAACCCCCGCAGGCACAGCGCCATGCCCCACACGCTCGCAGCCAGCAGGCATACAAGCGCGCCCAGCGCAAGCGCATCCACGCGCCGGAAGCGGAACAGGGAAAACGTGGTGCGCCCGCGCCCCGCCCCGTAGCCGCGCGCCCGCATGGAGTCCGCCGTCTCAATGCTGTCCTCCATGCTCCAGCCCACCAGCACCGACGCGTTGCGCGCCGCGCTGCGGATGCTGGGCCGCTGCGCCTGCCCCAGCAGCGCGTCCTGCGCCTGCACGATGCTGCGCGCCCGGTATCGGGCCGTGGGGATCAGCTTAAGGATCATCGAGAGCATCAGCGCAAGGGTGGGCGCCGCGCCGCCAAACAGGTAGAGAAACTTTTCATGGGTGATGAGCGCCTCAAGGCAGCTGCACCAGATCAGCACGCCTGCGAGCATCGCGCCGGCGCATACGCCGTAGAGCACGGCCTCCTGGGTGACGGGGTTGCCAAACAGGTAGAACAGCAGCGTGGCGCCCCTGTGGTTGAAGAGGGGGTTTGCCAGCGCAACGAGCAGGAACATGGGCAATATGAACTTGAGCGAAGCGCAAAAGCGCCTCGCCCCATGCAGATAGACCGCGTAGCAGCTGCCCGCCGCAAGCGACAGCGCAAGGTACACCGGATGCAGCGTGAGCATGCCCAGCACCAGCGCCGCGGTGATGTAGAGCATCCCGACCGCGGGATGATAGGTTGCAAAGACGTGTTTCATCCCCTATACACCGCCGCCGATGTCTTTGCCGCTGTTTGTGGTGTAGCGCCACACGATGCGGTCGCCCTCCTGGACGATCTGCGCGCCGCAGCTCTTTTGCACGTACGCGCCGTTGACGCTATACATCCAGCCGCTCTGGCCGCCTGCATCGCCCTCGCTGATGCCGCCGATGCCCGTGACGTAAACGCGGCTGCCGCTACCCTGCTTGGCTACGGAAATGCTGCCCGCGGCCGCCCGCAGTGCATCGTAGACGCTGCTACCCTTGGGCAGTTCCACCCGCGTGGCGCCCAGCAGCGCGTTATTCTTGCACAGGCCCGCCTTGGCCGCAGCTGTGGTATCGATGGCAACGCTGCACGATACGGTCTGCTTCTCTGGCGTGGGCGTCGGGGCCGGCGTGGGCACGGGGGTAGCTGCCGGCGTGGGCGCCGCGCTTGCAGCAGGCGCGCTGTTTGACGGCGCCTGGGCGGCGCTGCGCGCGGGCGTGACCTTGGCCCCCTGCCCCGCGCTGGAGGGTGCGGGCTGCGCGGAGGCCTCCGGCTGCGCTTGTGAGGCCTGCGCACTTGGCGTCTGCGCCTCTGCGGACGGCGCGCCGCGCTGCGTCACACTGGGCGCAGGCGCGGCAGATGCCTGGGGCGAAAGTGCCGGCGCGTCCGCTGCGCCGCCCGCGCAGCCGGTGAGCGCCAGCGCAAGCGCCAGCAGCAGCGCGATAAGATACTTGTGTTTTTTCATACGCTCTTGCCACGCTTTCTATACAGAATAAATGCGACGATACCCACAGCCGAGAGCGCCAGCAGCCCGGCCAGCAGCCACACCGGCCAGAGATTGTCCCCCGTACCAGGGCTGCCCTGCGATCCCTGCTGCGCGCCGCCCTGCGGCGCGGGCTCGGTGCTGGGCGCGGGAGTTGGGACAGACGCCTGGCTGATGGTGACGGTGTAGCTTGCCTGCGACGTGCTGCCGGAGGCCGCGTCCAGCGCGCGGGCGGTGATGGTCACCGCGCCCGGCGCGAGCGCGCGCACCACGCCCTGCGCGTCCACCGTAGCGCGCGCGGGGTCGCTGCTCTGCCAAAGCAGCTGCTTGTCAGGCGCGTCCTGCGGGGTGAAGGCGGGCTGCACATCCTTCGTCTCCCCCACAGCCATGGTCACGGCCTCTTGCGCAAACGCGATGCCCGTCACGTGGATATCGCGGCTGCCCAGCGCCACGAGATACCCCGCGTTGTTGGTATAGTAGAGCGCGCCCGAGGCATCAGCAATCAGGCTGGCTGTGGAATACTGGCGCATGCCCGCCGCGGGGGTGTAGAGGGTCTCCACCCTGGGCGTGGTGTTGTGCGCGCTGTCCTCCACGCGCACCACACTGCCCGAGGCCTCGTTGAGCGCCACATAGAGGTATACCTTCTGATCGTTTTCGTCCGTGGCGTAGGCTGTAGAGAGCAGCGGGGCGGACTGGGTGATGCCCCCAAGGTCGACGCGGTAGATCTCCGCAAGGGTGTCCGCGTCCAGCACATGGAACGCGCCGTCGCTCATCACGCTGCCGGTGCTTGCGTACACCCGGCCGTTGTATACCACCGGCGTGCTGGTGGACTCGCTCTCGTCCGCCATCTGGCGCGAGCGCAGGCTGGTCCTGTCAAAGGTGCCGTCCGCGTTGACTTTGACGCTGTGTAGCGCGCCGTCCTTGGTGGTGAAGTACGCGCGAGAGCGCTGCACGTCAAAGGCAGTGGCGCAGCGGATGTCGCTGCCCACGTCGATGGCGTCAATCACCGCATCGTCCACAAGCGCGTGGGAGATCAGCTTGCCCTCGTCGCTGCCAAAGAGCAGCGCGCCGCCCGCCACCGCGCCGCCGCTCCAGTAGAAGCCCTTGCGCGCGCCGCCTGCGCGGTACTGCCATACGTAGGGGTTCTCCTCCATGGCATGGAGGGCGTCTGCATCCTCGGCCTTGATGCAGAAGAACACGCCGTCCAAACTGGTGTAGGCCGTGCCTGCAAAGGTGCCGGCGTAGACGTAGCCCTCGTGGTAGAGGATGGAGGTGTTGATCTGGTGCCCCGCCTGCGCCGGGCTGATCCACAGCGGCGCGAGCGTGGCGGCGTTAAACGCCTGGATGCGCCCGTCCGATACGGGTACAAAGATCATGCCGCCGCCGTAGGCGATGTTGGCAAAGTAACCGATATCGCTGGCCAGCGTCGCGCGGCTCAGCTGCGCGCCCTGCTTATCCAGCTTGTAGAGCTGGTTACCTGCGGCGATATAGAGGGCGTCGTCCACCAGTATGGGCGCGCCGATCGCGCTGGTGGCCTCCGGCTGGTAGGCCTGGCCCAACTTGGTCGCCCACAGCAGCTCGGTCTCCGCCGCGCTGCGCGCAGTGGCGGCGCCTGTCAGGCCCATGTTCTGCGCGTTGCCGCGCAGCGAGGGCCAGCTGGCCGCATAGTCGGGCAGGCCGCCGTAGCGGTGCATGCGCAGGGTGTAGGTGCGCGACGCGCCCCCCACCGAGACGCGCAGCTGCACCTGATGGCTTTCTTGCCCCATGCTGAGCATAAAGTTATTGGTCTGGCCCACCCGGCTGGCCCCCACGGCGTCGATGACGGCGCTATCCTCCGCCGCTTTGGGCGTGAGGATCACCGTGGAGGTGCCATCCGGCACATACACGTCGTAATCCAGCGTGTCCGGCGCAAAGCTGATGCCGCTTTCCGCATAGCCGATGTCCCGCAGTGCCGTCGAGTAGGCGGGCACCGCCACCTTAAAGTGCTTCTGCTGGGATTGACCGTTTAAGCTGATGGTGGCGGTGAGCGTCGCCTCGCCGTCGGGCTGTCCCACGGCGGGGCGATGCACCGTGCCGTCCGCCGCGATGAGCGCAGCGTTGCTGCTCTGCCAGGTGATGCTTGTCGCCCCTGAGGCCCCATGCGCGGGCAGCGTCAGATTCTCTTTGGCGGTTGCCGCAAGCAGCAGGCTGTCCGCGTCCGCCGCGACGAACGCCGCCTCATGCCCCGCTGTCGTGGTATACACTTTGACGTTTGCGTAGGGGCGGCTGATATCGATAAAATCCGGCGTGCCATACTGCCGGCGAATGGCGGAAATCTGGATGCCCGCCGCGTCCGTGGGTGCGTCCAGCGTCAAAGCCGCCTGGCCCGAGGCATCCGTGGCGGAGAACGTCTCCGTATCGGCGCTGCCAAGCGCGTCCGCCCGGGTGATCTGCGCGCCCGCAATGGGGCTGGAGACGCTTTGCGCAGGGTACGCGTAGCCGTTGCGCCCCAGCAGCGTCACGGTGATGGGCTGGCCTACCAACCCCACGTACGTCTCGCTTGCAAAGTGGGTGTAGTAGGGCGGCGCCGCGGGATAGGCGCTCCCCACTGAAAAGATCGCCACACGGTCCCCCGTCTGCAGCTGCTGGCTGCCGACGCCCAAATCGGCGAACGCGTCATTGACGGTGAACATCAGCGCCACGTTGTTCGCGTTGTTGCTCACCAAGCCTGTGTAGCCCCCGTTTGCAAAGCCCAAGCCGGGCAAAATCGCGTTGAGGTAGGCGCCCCACTGCCCCTGGCTTGCATCAATACAGTCGCCCATGGTATCGGTCGACGCATAACCCGCATCAAGCATGTACTGCGCCAGCGCATGCAGCGGCGTCACGTAGCCCGGGTCCGTTAGGCCCGCAAGGCCGTAGTCCGCAAACGTCTTGCCCGCAGGCACCGTCACGGACGTGGGCGCGGCAACGGTGGTCGCGTCCAGCTCCACGCGCAGCGTCACCGTCACATCGCCGGGCGCTGCAAACGCCCCCGGCGCAGACAGCGTCAGCAGCAGCAGCGTGCTTAACAGCAGCGCGCAAAATTTGCCCATGGTTTTCATGTTGGTTCATCCTCCCCTTTGTCCGTGCAAGAAAAAGGCAAGCATCATGTCCCACCATGTCTCTGGCAAAAAAACACCCCCAGCTCGATGTTCCGAAGCGGGGGGTAAGCACAAAAGACGAACCCTCTTTCCCTCCGAAAGATTGTTTCATGGCGGTCATTGGGCAGGTCTTCCGGCTCAGGGATCATACGGAGCAAACGCAGCGAACCTTCCCAGTTGCAATGGCAACCAGTGGCCGCGCCCGCATCAGCGGACGGCTTTGCTGCGCCTCCTCTCCCATCACGGCAGCGGGGGCTGCGCTGGTCTCGCACCAGCTTCCCTATTCTTCCCCGTATTGCGGGGAAACCCAACGCACAATGCGTTATGCAGTTGATAATTGTATAGTAGCACAGAACCAAAGCCGTGTGCAAGGACCGTGCGGCTTTTCTGCATCGCGCGCCACGAAACTCCGCCCATTGCCGCTACCAGGGGCTCCGTGTTTTTCGCCGCATGCATCAGCGGGAAAAAACCTGCGCATTTTCCTGCAAACAAGGCTTGCTTTTTACGCCATGTTTCTTTATAATATGGATGTTGTCGCCTCATGCGGCCGGCGATGTGATGCTGATGTAGCTCAGGAGGTAGAGCACTTCCTTGGTAAGGAAGAGGTCTCGGGTTCGAGTCCCGACATCAGCTCCAGCGGCAAGTTGCCGCTCCCAAATTCGCAAACTACTTTGGCGGTTTGCGAATTTTTTATTGCCCGCAACAGGGTATCCATATCGTCAGGCCCAGCCAGCGGACGGTGTCCGCACCCAAGTTCGCAAACTGCTTTGGCGGTTTGTGAACTTTTTTATTGCCCGAAATAGGGTATCCATATCGTCAAACCTTGCCAGCGGTAAGTTGTCGCCTCCAAAGTCGCATCTTCTATAGGAGGATGCGATTTTTCATTGCCCGAAACAAAGCGTCCATATCCTCAAGCCCAGCCAGTGGACAGTGCCTACACCCAAAGTCGCATCTTCCATTGCTGGGAAGCGATTTGGGGTTGCCCGCAATAGGCCGTCCACCAGCAGC
Above is a window of Maliibacterium massiliense DNA encoding:
- a CDS encoding DUF4430 domain-containing protein, with protein sequence MKKHKYLIALLLALALALTGCAGGAADAPALSPQASAAPAPSVTQRGAPSAEAQTPSAQASQAQPEASAQPAPSSAGQGAKVTPARSAAQAPSNSAPAASAAPTPAATPVPTPAPTPTPEKQTVSCSVAIDTTAAAKAGLCKNNALLGATRVELPKGSSVYDALRAAAGSISVAKQGSGSRVYVTGIGGISEGDAGGQSGWMYSVNGAYVQKSCGAQIVQEGDRIVWRYTTNSGKDIGGGV
- a CDS encoding immunoglobulin-like domain-containing protein; this encodes MKTMGKFCALLLSTLLLLTLSAPGAFAAPGDVTVTLRVELDATTVAAPTSVTVPAGKTFADYGLAGLTDPGYVTPLHALAQYMLDAGYASTDTMGDCIDASQGQWGAYLNAILPGLGFANGGYTGLVSNNANNVALMFTVNDAFADLGVGSQQLQTGDRVAIFSVGSAYPAAPPYYTHFASETYVGLVGQPITVTLLGRNGYAYPAQSVSSPIAGAQITRADALGSADTETFSATDASGQAALTLDAPTDAAGIQISAIRRQYGTPDFIDISRPYANVKVYTTTAGHEAAFVAADADSLLLAATAKENLTLPAHGASGATSITWQSSNAALIAADGTVHRPAVGQPDGEATLTATISLNGQSQQKHFKVAVPAYSTALRDIGYAESGISFAPDTLDYDVYVPDGTSTVILTPKAAEDSAVIDAVGASRVGQTNNFMLSMGQESHQVQLRVSVGGASRTYTLRMHRYGGLPDYAASWPSLRGNAQNMGLTGAATARSAAETELLWATKLGQAYQPEATSAIGAPILVDDALYIAAGNQLYKLDKQGAQLSRATLASDIGYFANIAYGGGMIFVPVSDGRIQAFNAATLAPLWISPAQAGHQINTSILYHEGYVYAGTFAGTAYTSLDGVFFCIKAEDADALHAMEENPYVWQYRAGGARKGFYWSGGAVAGGALLFGSDEGKLISHALVDDAVIDAIDVGSDIRCATAFDVQRSRAYFTTKDGALHSVKVNADGTFDRTSLRSRQMADESESTSTPVVYNGRVYASTGSVMSDGAFHVLDADTLAEIYRVDLGGITQSAPLLSTAYATDENDQKVYLYVALNEASGSVVRVEDSAHNTTPRVETLYTPAAGMRQYSTASLIADASGALYYTNNAGYLVALGSRDIHVTGIAFAQEAVTMAVGETKDVQPAFTPQDAPDKQLLWQSSDPARATVDAQGVVRALAPGAVTITARALDAASGSTSQASYTVTISQASVPTPAPSTEPAPQGGAQQGSQGSPGTGDNLWPVWLLAGLLALSAVGIVAFILYRKRGKSV